CTGGGCGCGCACGGTGGTATCCAGCGCCGAGACCGGTTCATCGGCGATCACCAGCCGCGGCCGGCGGACGACGGCACGGGCGATCGCGATGCGCTGGCGCTGGCCGCCCGAGAGTTCATGGGGGTAACGGGCGGCATGGGTGTCGTCGAGCCCCACCTCGGCCAGAACCTCCAGCACCCGGGCGCGGATGGCGGCCCGGTCCAGCCCCGATCCGCGGAGCGCCTCGCCGATCGCCTGGGCGACGGTCATCCGCGGGTCGAGCGAGGAATAGGGGTCCTGAAACACCATCTGGCAGTTGCGGCGATAGTCGGTCCAGGCCGGGCCCGAGCGATCGGTCACCGGCTCGCCGTCGAAGATCAGCCGGCCGCCGCCGGGCTTCTGCAGGCTGGCCAGCACACGGCCGAGCGTGGTCTTGCCCGAACCCGAGCCGCCGACCACCGCCACCACCTCGCGCGGGCGGATGGCGAGATCGATGCCGTGGAGCGCGCGCTTCTGCGCGCCGCGCCGGAAGAACCCGCCGCGGCCGCCGAAATCGACCGTCAGCCCCTGCACCTCCACCAGCGGCGGGGCGTCTGCCGCCACTTCGGGCACCGGGCGGCGGCGGGGCATGGCGCCGAGCAGTTTGCGGGTATAGGGATGGGCGGGGGCGCGCAGGATCTGGTCGGTCGGCCCCTGCTCGACGATCTCGCCCCTGCACATCACGATGACGCGGTGGGAATAGCGCGCGACCATGGCGAGGTCGTGGCTGATCATCAGCACGGCGGTGTTGTTTTCGGCGGTCAGCGCCACCATCAACTCCAGCACGTCGCGCTGCACCACGGCATCCAGCGCGGTGGTCGGCTCGTCGGCGACCAGCAGGGCCGGTTTGGGCAGCATCACCGAGGCGAGCATGATCCGCTGGCGCATGCCGCCCGAGAATTCATGCGGCCAGGCCTTCAGCACCCGTTCGGGATCGCTCAACCCCACCCGGGTCAGCATGGCGAGGATGGCGGCGCGGCGGCCTTGGGCATCGAGGCCGGTGTGCAGCGCCAGCGCCTCTTCCAGCTGGCGGCCGATGGTGAGCGAGGGGTTGAGCGAGGTCATCGGCTCCTGAAAGACCATGCCGATCCGCCCGCCGCGAAGCGCCCGCAGCTCGCGCGCCGTCATGTCGTCCAGCGCCCGGCCGTCGATGCGGATGCGGCCGCCGCGGCGGCGGATGGCGGGCGGCGTCAGCCCCAGCACGGCGCGGGCGGCGAGCGTCTTGCCGCTGCCGCTTTCGCCGACCACGGCGACGATTTCACCCGCCCGGACCTGAAACCCCACCCGGTCGACCACCAGCCGGCCGGTCTCGCCGATGCCGAGCGACAGCTCCGAGACGTCGAGCAGCGGCGTGGCGGCGGTATCGCACCCGGTCATGCGCCCCGTCATGCAATATTCCTCATCCGCGGGTCCAGGCGGTCGCGCAGGGCGTCGCCGAGCAGGTTGATGCCGAGCAGGGTCAACGAGATGCAAAGCCCCGGGAAGATGCCGAGCCAGGGGGCCTGGCCCATGAAGGCGCGCCCGCCTGAGAGCATGTTGCCCCAGCTGGGCGCGGGCGGCGGCGCGCCGAGGCCCAGGAACGAGAGCGCGCTTTCCGAAAGCAGCACCCAGCCGAACATCGAGGTCGCGAGCACCGTCAGCGGCGCCACGCAATTGGGCAGGATGTGGCGGGCCATGGTATAGGCCTGGCCATGGCCCATCACGCGCGAGGCTTCGATGAAGGCGTTTTCGCGCAGCGACAGCACCGTGCCGCGCATCACCCGGGCGACCGAGGGCGTGTAGGCAAGGCCCAGCGCCAGCACGATGCCGCCGGGGCTGGCCCCCAGCACCACCAGCAGGCCGAGCGCCAGCAGAATGCCGGGGAAGGCGAGCAGGGCATCGTTGAAGGTCATCACGATCCGGTCGGTCCAGCCGCGGAAATAGCCGGCCAGAATGCCGATGATGCTGCCCGCGATCACCGCGAAGACCACGGTGGTGAGCGCAATGGTCATGCTGGAGGAGGCGCCGGCCATCAGCCGGCTGAGCACGTCGCGGCCGAATTCGTCGGTGCCGAGCAGATGGGCGCCGCCCGGGGCGGCAAGGCGGGCGCGCAGGTTCAGCGCCAGCGGATCCTGGGGCGTCCAGACCGTGGCGAGCATGGCCACCAGGATCATGACACCGACCAGCACCGCGCCTGAAAGGCCGCGCAGGGACCTGAAGATCATCATCCGGGTCTCCCTCACGTCAGGGTCACGCGCGGATCGAAGACCGGATAGCAGAGGTCGACGATCAGGTTGACGATCACATAGGCGCCGGCGATGAACAGCAGGCAGCCCTGAATGACCGGGTAGTCGCGGGCGAAGATGCCGTCGACCAGCAGCCGGCCGAGACCGGGGATGGTGAACACCGTCTCCACCACCGCAATGCCACCGAGAAGATTGCCCAGGATCAGGCCGATCAGCGTCCAGGTGGGGGCGAAGGCGTTGCGGAAGGCATGGCGCCACAGCACCACCGGTTCCGACAGCCCCTTGGCGCGGGCATGGGTGATGTAGTCCAGCCGCTGCACCTCCAGCATGCTGGCGCGGGCCATGCGGATGATCACCCCGGTTTCGTGCAGGAACAGGGTCAGCACCGGCAAGGTGAGGTAGAGCAGCCCGGCCTGGAAATCCTCGGCCAGCGACACATAGCCGATCACCGGCAGCCAGCCGAGTTCCAGCCCGAAGAGCAGCAGCAGCAGCAGGCCCAGCCAGAAGGTCGGGATCGACAGCAGCAGGGTCGCCACCGCGATGAAACCGAGGTCGAGCGCACTGTCCTGGCGCCAGGCGGCGATCATGCCCGCCGGCACGGCGGCGAGGGTGGCCAGCGCCACCGCGATCGCCACGATGGTGGCGCTGATCCCGAACCGGTCCAGGATCAGCGGCAGAACTGGCAGATCGGTGGTGATGGAGCGGCCGAAATCGCCGGTCAGGATCTGGCCCAGCCAGAGCACGAACTGCACCGGCAGCGGCTTGTCGAGGCCGAGTTCGCGGTGCAGGGCGGCGACCGTTTCAGGCGTCGCCATGTCGCCCAGCATCAGCGAGGCCGGATCGCCCGGGATCAGCCGGATCAGGAAAAACACCGCCGCCGCCACGATCAGCAGCGTGGGCACGCCCATGGCGATGCGTGAAAGGATGAAGCGTCCCATGGCCAGCCTCCTGCCCTGAAGATCCCGCTTGAAAAGGGGGCGCGGCTCAGGCGGCCGCCGCCACCGGGTCGCCGGTCAGGGTGTAGCGGGTGAAACCCTGCTGCAGCGCCGGCAGGGGGGCCACTTCCATCACGCCGGCCGCCGGGTCCATCACCACCATGGCGACGGTGGCCGACAGATTGCCGGCCTGGTTGGGCCGGGGCGGGCGGCAGACGGCGTAAGGGGTGCCGAAATTGTCGAAGAAGGCGCGCTTCATGTCGTCGATGCCGATCTTCGGCCCGGCCTCTTCAAGCAGCCGCTTCACCCGCCAGTCGCGATACAGGCTGTCGGGCATGTTGGCGATGCCGGTGTCGCGCAGCTTGGTGCGGGCGATCGGGCTGATCCAGTGATTGGCGTGGACGATGATCTCGTTTTCGGGCAGCACGGCGAAAGCCTCGTCGGGCGCGCATTCGAAATCGACCGCAAAGCCCTGGGCGGTGCTGATCATGATGTTGTTGGAACAGGATTTGGGCGTGGTCGCCACCGCCCGGATCGCCTCGGCGAAATGGCTCTGTTCCAGCACCTTGCGGCGGATCAGCGACAGCGGCACGCCGGCGGTGCGGAAATCGCGCTCGCATTCCAGATAATTGGCGGTGATCGCGATGCCGGCCGCATTCAGCCCCGATCGGGCGAGCCCGCCGGCCTCGACGAAGGTCAGCAGATCCGGGCCGTCGGTGCGGCGCACGCGCAGCACCACGCCGGTTTCGGCGCATTCCGACCGCCAGTCCCAGTTCTGGCCATGGATCAGCCGGCCGGTCCGGCTGCGCCCGGGCAGGATGATCGCCCCGGTGCAGCCGTCTTCGGGTTCGGACGGCGCGTCGACGGCGGCGGGCGGCGCCGCCGCCAGCCGGCGGGCCTGCGCCACCACTTCGGTGCGGGCATTGATCATCACCACGTCTTCGAACGCGGTGCCCGAGCCTTCTGCGATGCCGCGGATCTCTTCCAGGTAATGGGCGCCGAAGGCCTGGATGCGGCCGGCGAAATCGGCGATCAGCCGGCGGCGGAAATCGGCATCGGCCCCCAGCCCGTCCAGCGCCCGGCCATAGATCTCGGCACTCCGCGCGATCCGGTCGGGCACGGCCGCGCCATAGGCGCAGCCGCGGTCATAGGGTGTGCCCTCGACGGACACGAAGGGGAAGGGTTGGATGGGGGCGTGCGGGGTGGCGGTTGTCATCGGGCGCTGGTCTCGTCTGGCAGAACGAAGAGAGGGGGGAGGGGCGGGCGCGGTGGCGTTACGCCACCTTCCCCAGCGCCGTGCGGATGGTATCGACCACCTGGCCCATCTGATCGGGGGTGATGATCAGCGGCGGCGACAGCACCAGATTGTCGCCCGCCACCCGGACCAGAACGCCGTCGTTGAAGCAGCGGTTGACGGTCTCAGCCGCACGCGCGCCCGGGGCGCCGTCGCGGCTCTCCAGCTCGATCGCCGCCAGCAGGCCGATATTGCGGATGTCGCGCAGATGGGGCGCACCCTTCAGCTGGTGGACGGCTTCCTCCCAGGCGGCGCAGATCTCCGGTCCCCGGTCGAACAGCCCTTCCTGCTCGTAGGTCTCGATGGTGGCGATGCCGGCGGCGCAGGCCAGCGGATGGCCGGAATAGGTGTAGCCGTGCATCAGTTCCACGGCCGCTTCGGGCCCGGTCATGAAGGCGTCGTAGACGGCGGTGGAGGCGATCACCCCGCCCATCGGCACGGCGCCGTTGGTCATGCCCTTGGCGCAGGTGATCATGTCGGGGGTAACGCCCAGCGCAGTGGAGGCGAAGGGCGCGCCCAGCCGGCCGAAGCCGGTGATCACCTCGTCGAAGATCAGCAGAATGCCGTGGCGGGTGCAGATCTCGCGCAGCCGCTCCAGATAGCCGACCGGCGGCGGCAGCACCCCGCCCGATCCGGTCACCGGCTCCACGATCACGGCGGCGATGGTCGAGGCGTCGTGGATCTGGACGATGTTTTCAAGCTCGTCGGCCAGATGCGCGCCCCAGGCCGGCTGCCCGCGCGAAAAGGCGTTGTGCGCCAGATCATGGGTATGGGGCAGGTGGTCGACATCGCCCAGAAGCGGCCCGAAATCGCGGCGATGGCGCGGGATGCCGGCAACCGACAGCCCGCCGAAGCCCATGCCGTGATAGGCCTTGGCCCGGCCGATCAGCTTCACCCGGTTCGCATCGCCCCGGACCTTGTGATAGGCCCGCGCGATCTTGAGCGCGGTATCGACCGCTTCCGATCCCGAATTGGTGAAGAACACCCGGTCGAGCCCGGCGGGGGCGAGGTTCGCGATCCGCTCGGCCAGCACGAAAGCGGCCGGATGGCTCATCTGAAAGGACGAGACATAATCCATCCGCGCCGCCTGGTCCTGGATCGCCCGCACGATCCGCGGCTGATTATGGCCGGCATTCACGCACCAGAGGCCCGCCATGGCATCCAGAACCTGCCGGCCGTCGGCGGTGGTGTAGTACATGCCGTCGGCCGCGACGAACAGGCGCGGATCGGCCTTGAACGCCCGGTTGGCCGAAAACGGCATCCAATAGGGGGCAAGGTCTTTGGGCGCAAACCGGGCATCGGGCGCGCCGGCCAGATCGAGGGCAGGGGACTGGACGGTCATGCCGCATCACTCCGCATCGGTGGGGATGACGGAACTATGATGCTACAAAAAACAAAATGCAAGAGGTGGTGTTGGGGGCGGACGGGGGGCCGTATGCCGTCGTCCGTTCATGTCGGGCGCCGGCTCTGCCGGGTTGGTCGTGCCCCCGCCGCCATCGCCCGCCTATGTCAGGCGCCGGCCCTCGCCGGGTTCGCCCCGCCCTCACCACCATCGCCCGTCCATGTCAGGGGCCGGCCCTGCCGGGTTCGCCCCGCCCACGCCGCCATCACCCGCCCATGTGAGGCGCCGGCCCTGCCGGGTTCGCCCTGCCCCCACCACCATCGCCCACCCATGTCAGGCGCCGGCCCTGCCGGGTTCGTCCTGCCCCCACCACCGTCACCCGTCCATGTCAGGCGCCGGCCCTCGCCGGGGTCGCCCCACCCCCACCACCTTCGCCCACCCATGTGAGGCGCCGGCCCTCGCCGGGTTCGCCCCGCCCCCACCACCGTCATCCCCGCGGAGGCGGGGATCCACCTTCGCGGTGGTCGGGGGCGGGTCCGGCGGTGCCTGGGCGTTCGATGTTCTTTGGCCGGAGGGCAAGGTGGATCCCCGCCTTCGCGGGGATGACAGTGTAGAGGCGGGGATGACGGTAGAGACGGGGATGACGGTGGAGACGGGGATGACGGTGGAGACGGGGATGACGGTAGAGAGGGTGTGCGGAGGTCGGCCGAGGGGGAGGCCGGACAGGGGCGCCGGGTGTGCTGCGGCGTGCGGGGTGGAGTGGCGTTCAGGTGGACCCATGGTGCCGCTGAGCGCTGCTCATGTCGGGGGCTGTCCCTGCCATGTCTGGCCCCACCCCGCCGCCGTCACCCGCCCATGTCAGGCGCCGGCCCCGCCGGGGTCGCCCCGCCCCCACCACCGTCATCCCCGCGGAGGCGGGGATCCACCTTCGCGGTGGTCGGGGGCGGGTCCGGCGGTGCCTGGGCGTTCGATGTTCTTTGGCCGGAGAGCAAGGTGGATCCCCGCCTTCGCGGGGATGACAGTGTAAGTGTAGAGACGGGGACGACGGTAGAGGCGGGGATGACGGTAGAGGCGGGGATGACGGTAGAGAGGGTGTGCAAAGGTCGGCCGAGGGGAGGCCGGACAGGGGCGCCGTATGCCGTCGTTCGGCGATGAACGGTGTCGGGCCCGTGCGGTCAGTCCAGCGGGGTCGGTCGGGTCAGGCCGGCGGCCTGTTCCAGGTGGCGGCGGATCAGGGCGGCGGCGATTTCGCGCTGGTCCAGTTCCAGGCGGTCCAGGATCTCCAGATGTTCGCGGCACGAGACCTTGACCCGCTCCAGCCCGTAGACCCAGTCGTAGTTGGAAAAGCGGCGGATGCGGCTCTGCTGGCGCAGCGCGTTCAGGATGAAGCGGTTGCCCGAGGCCATGGCCAGGCCTTCATGGAAGGCGGCGTTCATTTCAAAGAGCGTGATCGACGAGGTCTCGCCCCAGGGGGCCGCCATGAAGGCCTGGTGGCGGCGGCGCATGTCTTCCACCCAGGCGGGATCGAGATGGAAGTTCTGCGCCATCACGCTGGCGGGTTCGATCAGCAGGCGGAATTCATAGCTTTCCCGCCGGGCGGCATCGTCCAGCACCGGCAGAAAGGCCCAGCCATGGCCGGGCTTGCGCTCGGCCATGCCGATTTCCGACAGCTGGGCCAGAACCCTGAGCAGCAGCGGCCGGCTGACCCCGTAGCGGCGCATCAGATCGGCTTCCGACACCTCGGCCGGCAGGCGGTTGCGCTGGCGGTCGCCGGCCAGGCGGATGCAGATCTGGTCCACCTCTCCCGGCGGATGCGGGGCTTCCATCGCCGGCGCCCGTGGCACCGCCCGCAGGCTGTAGCCGCGCCGGGGCTGGTGGTCCAGCACGCCCTGGCGGGCCAGTTCCTCCATCACCGCCCGGACCGGCGTGCGCGAGACCTGAAGATGCTGGGCAAGGGCAAGCTCGGTCACCCGGTCGCCGGGGGCGAGGCCGTTGCTGCGCAGATAATCCAGCACCCGCGGCAGCAGATCGCGTTGCAGACGGCTTGGCCCCTCTGAATCGACAACTGGCTCTTGCGTTCCGTTTTCTTGTCTCATAGCATCTCAAAATACAAACGAGGACACAAAGCGGGGCCGGGCAGACCGCGCCCCCCACCCCTCTCGAAGAAGGCCGGAGACATCATGTCCGACGGGACTGCCGCCAGCTTTGCCGAAGGATCGGCACCGGATCAAGCATCCTCGACGCCGCTCCACATGCTCGACGCCGGGGCCCAGGCCCGGCTGGTGCGCGAGGGCGGGGTCACGGCGACCCGTCTGGTCGAGGCGTCGCTGGCCCGGATCGATGCGGTGAACCCCGCCGTCAACGCCATCGTCCGGCGGATGGACGACGAGGCGCTGGCGGCCGCGGCCGCGGCCGACCGGGCGGTGGCCGAGGGCCGGCCGCTGGGGCCGCTGCATGGCGTGCCGGTCACGATCAAGATCAACATCGACCAGCAGGGCCACCCCACCGACAACGGCACCGCGGTCTACCGCGACCTGATTGCGCCCGCCGACAACCCGGTGGTTGCGAACCTGAAGCGGGCCGGCGCGATCGTGGTGGGGCGGACCAATGCGCCGGTCTATTCGATGCGCTGGTTCACCGACAACACGCTGCATGGCCCCACCTACAACCCTTGGCATCGTGATTTGACGGTAGGCGGTTCTTCCGGTGGTGCGGCGGCCTCGGTCGCGACCGGGATGGTGGCGATCGCCCATGGCAACGACATCGGCGGATCGGTGCGGTTTCCGGCGATGTGCAACGGGCTGGTGGGCCTGCGCCCCTCTTATGGCCGGGTGCCGTCGTTCAATGCCACGGCCAAGGGGGGAGGTTCGGTCGCGGCCCAGCTGATGGCCGTGCAGGGGCCGCTGGCCCGCACCGTGCGCGACACGGAAACCGCCTTCCGGGCGATGGCCGTGCCGCATGTCGACGATCCCCGCACCAGACCCATGGTGGGGGATCATCCGGCTGGGCCGCGGCGGGCGGCCGTGGTCTCCACCGCGGGCTGGCCGGATTGTCATCCGGCCGTGCGGGACGCGGTGGACCGGGCGGCCACGGCCCTCGCCGCTGCCGGCTGGGCGGTGGAGGAGGTGGTGCCGCCCGCGCTCGACGAGATCCACGACATGTGGGCCGAGATCTGCATTCCCGACATCATGACCCTGCTGGCGCCCGCGATCGCGGCTGCGGGCGACGAGAATATCCGCGTCGCGGTCGACTATTGGCAGCGGGCCTGGCCGCGGGAGCTGACCCAGGGCGATGCGCTGGCCGCGGTCGCCCGGCGCCATGGCATGCTGCGGCTGTGGCAGCGGTTTTTCGAGACCTGGCCGGTGCTGGTGATGCCGGTGTCGCTGGAGCCGGCCTTTCACCGCCTGGCCGATATCCGCTCGCCGGAAGAGGCGCGGCGGATCATGCGGGCGCAGGGGCCGTTGATGGTGATTTCGGTGCTGGGCCTGCCCGGGCTGTCGGTGCCGACCGGGCTTGCCGGTTTCAACGTCGAGGGCCATGACGTCACCATGCCCACCGGCGTGCAGCTGGTGGCGGCGCCCGAACGCGAGGATCTGTGCTTCGCGGCCGGCCGTGACATCGAGGCGGCCATGCCCCGGCTGGGGGTCGTGGACCCCCGGCCCGGCTTTTGACGGAGGCATTCCCCATGCGCAGCACCCCCGGCCATGGCGAGATCCTGAGCTATTACGATTTCGGCCGCACCACCGTGCAGGTCTGCGCCGCCGATCCGCGGTTTTCGTATTGCGCCTATGTGCCGGAAAGCTATGACGAGGCGGGCGACCGGCGCTATCGCCTGCTGGTGGTGGTGCACGGCACCATGCGCGACAACGCCGCCTGCCGCGATGCCTTCGTCGATCTGGCGGAGGCGCAGCAGCTGATCGTGCTGGCGCCGCTGTTTCCGGCCGGCATCACCGCCCCGCGGGAGCTTTCGAGCTATAAGCGGCTGCGCGGCCCCGGAGACACCGGTCCCGCCTACGACCTGATCCTGTTGCAGATGATCCGCGAGATGCAGGCGCTCTACCGGATCGATGCCGAACGCTTCGCCCTGTTCGGCTTTTCGGGCGGCGGGCATTTCGCCCATCGCTTCCTCTATGCCCATCCCGAGCGGCTGGCGGCGGTGTCGATCGGCGCGCCCGGCATCGTGACCCTGCTGGACGATCAGGCCGACTGGCCGGCCGGGGTGCGCGATATCGACACAGTCTTCGGCAGGCCGATCGACCTGGCGGCCATGCGCCGCGTTGCCGTGCAGATGGTGGTGGGCGCGGAAGATACAGCCACATGGGAGATCGCGATCACGCGCGACAACCCCTGGTGGCAGCCTGCCTTCGAGAGCCACGGTGCCACCCGCATCGAGCGGCTGGCGGCCCTGAAGGCGAGTTTCGAGAGCTGCGGCATCCCGGTCACCCACGACCTGGTGCCCGGGACGGCCCACAGGCAGGAGCCCCTGCTGCCGGTGGTGAAGCGGTTCCTGTCGGAGCGGTTCGCGCAGGGAGAGCGCGAACCCGGATCCTGACAGGGAATACGGGAGCAGAAGACGGCCGCAGGCGACCGGCAAAGAGTCGCATCGGCCATGAGAGCAGAGGCCCGCTCGACGAGGCCCAAGATGCTCGTCAGACAAAAAAGCCGATCTGATAGGGAACTAAGGTCATGAGATCATTCGCCCTGAAGGGGCTTCGCGGCGGTGCGCTCGCCGGGTCGGCCGCGCTCGCCGCCCTGCTGGCCGCGGCGCCGGCGGGGGCTGCGGACGGCCCGAAGCGCGGCGGCACGCTGGTGGTGTCGATGAACGCCGATGCCCGCAGCCTGGAGCCGGGCATCAACCGCGACTCCAATTCCGACGCGGTGGTGAACAACCTGTTCGAAGGGCTGGTCGGCTATCGCACCGATCTGACCGTCGGCCCGGCGCTGGCCCAGGGCTGGACGATTTCCGAGGATGGCCGCAGCTATACCTTCACGCTGCGCGACGGCGTCACCTTCCACAATGGCGACCCGCTGACCTCCGCGGCGGTGAAATGGAACTGGGACCGCAAATCCGGCCAGGAGGGCTGGCTCTGCGCCCGCTTCTTCAACGGCCAGGCCGGCGGGCTGAAGGTGGAGGCGGTGGAGGCCCCGGACCCGAAGACCGTGGTTTTCCGCCTGGCGGAACCGTCTGGCCTGTTCCTCACCCAGCTGGCCAATATCCAGTGCGGCATGCTGGTGGCGAGCCCGAAGAGCGTCGGCGCCGATGGCAGCTGGACGCCGATCGGCACCGGCCCGTTCAAATTCGGCAGCTGGAAGCATGGCGACCAGATGGTTCTGGAGCGCTATGACGGCTATGTTCCGTCATCCGAACCGGGCAGCGGCTATGCCGGGGCGCGGCAGGTGTATGTGGATGCGCTGCGCTATCAGATCATCCCCGATGCCGATGCGGCGGCCGCCGCCCTCAAGACCGGGGCGATCGACATCATCCCCCAGCTCGACACCATCAAGATCGACGAGCTGAAGGCGGCGGGCATGAAGGTGATGGCGGCGCCCGGCCTCAGCTGGTCGGCCCTGCTGATCCAGACCGAGGATCCGCTGCTCTCCAACCCCAAACTGCGCCGCGCGCTGGCCCAGGCCATCGACATCGCCCAGATCACCGAGGTGCGGACCAACGGCCTGGCCAAGCCCAACCCCTCGGGCGTGGCCGAGAGCATGCGCGCCTTTTCGGCCGATTTCCTCGACTGGCCGAAATACGACCCGGCGGCGGCCGCGACGCTGGCGAAAGAGGCGGGTTACAAGGGTGAGCCGATCAGGCTGCAGACCAACCGGCGCTATGTCGGCATGTACGACAATGCGGTGATGATCCAGGCGATGCTGTCCGCCGCCGGCTTCAACGTGCAGCTGGAGGTTCTGGACTGGGCGGCCCAGCTGGACAATTACGTCAACGGCCGCTTTCAGCTGTCGTCGTTCAGCTATTCCGCCCGCTTCGACCCGGGGCTGATGTATGCCGCCCTGATCGCCGACAAGGCGACGGCAAAATGGGCGCAATGGGGCGACCCGGAAGCCCGCAAGCTGCTGGCCGAGAGCGGCACATTGACCGACCAGACCGCCCGCGCCGCCATCTTCCGCCGCCTGCACGCGAAGATGAAGGAAGAGGTGCCGATCATCGGCCTCTATTATTCCCCCACCATCGAGGGCGTGAACCCGGCCCTGCACGACTACAAACCCTGGGCGGCGGCGATCCCGCTGGCCTGGGGGGTGTGGAAGGGATGACGGGGGTGAATTCGGGACCGAGATGAGATGGCAGACGCCGCCCTGGGGGACCGGGGCGGTGTTTTCCTTTTGGCGGCTGCGCACATCATCGAACGTGTCAGGTTATGGTCTGATACTCGTGCCCTGGCGTGCGGCCGGCACTCGTGTCAGGTGTCTGCACTGACAAACCTCTGTACGATATTCATACCGTCATCCCCGCGAAATTTATATCGTCATCCCCGCATCTATACCGTCATCCCCGCGAAGGCGGGGATCCACCTTTCTTTCCGCGTGAAGATTGCCTGACCTCGAACAGAAACGCCGGGGCGTCTCTATAGGATCTTCCCGCCGCCCGTACCGCCTGAGAACCTGCGCCGTCTCATCCGCGAACCCCAAGCTCCCGTAAAAATCCCGGGAGGTTCGCGGACAAAATTATCCCCATTTTCCAGGCAGTTGAATTGTACATTTTATGCATGTTCATGCCAATGCATGGCCTCCAACGGGGGTTCGCGCGGACCGCCTTTTTCCGGCGTCCGATTCAGGGTATTAAGAGGGGGTGGGTCGCACCCTTGCGGGTGCGTGGATTGAAACCGCGTCGAACAGTCTGTCATCCGTGACAAACTGGGTCGCACCCTTGCGGGTGCGTGGATTGAAACGGCGCCGTCGACCCGGGCCGTCAGCCCGTCGATGTCGCACCCTTGCGGGTGCGTGGATTGAAACAAGCATCTCTTCGGCAAGGAGCGCGTAGGCGCGCCCAGTCGCACCCTTGCGGGTGCGTGGATTGAAACAAGGGCGTCGGCCCCACCAAGTCGGTCGTAATCCGTCGCACCCTTGCGGGTGCGTGGATTGAAACAAGCCCGCGAGGCCCCATGTAAGCGATAGCCACGGTCGCACCCTTGCGGGTGCGTGGATTGAAACGACGATGTGGAGCTTGAAGTCCGTGAAGGATTCGGTCGCACCCTTGCGGGTGCGTGGATTGAAACATTGCTTTGCCCGGCGACCACGACGATAAGATAAGTCGCACCCTTGCGGGTGCGTGGATTGAAACTCGTGTTCCAGTTGCCGCCGCCGCGCAGGCCAACGTCGCACCCTTGCGGGTGCGTGGATTGAAACCAGCAGGTCGGTCTTGCCGCTGAGGCGCTTGCTGTCGCACCCTTGCGGGTGCGTGGATTGAAACCACGACGACATGAGCCGGTGGTGGAAGCAGACCTGTCGCACCCTTGCGGGTGCGTGGATTGAAACGCGGCGGCGACCAGAAGGGCCGGTTTGTCGCGGTCGCACCCTTGCGGGTGCGTGGATTGAAACTGGATCAGCTTGAAAAGGTCGGTGCGCCATCGCGGTCGCACCCTTGCGGGTGCGTGGATTGAAACTCCACGCCGTCATGCTGCGTGATGAGCCGGGCGGTCGCACCCTTGCGGGTGCGTGGATTGAAACCAGATCGTGTAGGCACGGGCGCCGGTAGTGGGATAGTCGCACCCTTGCGGGTGCGTGGATTGAAACTGAGCATCTTGCTCCCCTTGGTTTATGGGTGCCGTCGCACCCTTGCGGGCGCGTGGATTGAAACTCGTGTGCCTCGCCATTCTGGGTCTGGGAGG
Above is a genomic segment from Tistrella mobilis containing:
- a CDS encoding GntR family transcriptional regulator; amino-acid sequence: MLDYLRSNGLAPGDRVTELALAQHLQVSRTPVRAVMEELARQGVLDHQPRRGYSLRAVPRAPAMEAPHPPGEVDQICIRLAGDRQRNRLPAEVSEADLMRRYGVSRPLLLRVLAQLSEIGMAERKPGHGWAFLPVLDDAARRESYEFRLLIEPASVMAQNFHLDPAWVEDMRRRHQAFMAAPWGETSSITLFEMNAAFHEGLAMASGNRFILNALRQQSRIRRFSNYDWVYGLERVKVSCREHLEILDRLELDQREIAAALIRRHLEQAAGLTRPTPLD
- a CDS encoding amidase, whose translation is MSDGTAASFAEGSAPDQASSTPLHMLDAGAQARLVREGGVTATRLVEASLARIDAVNPAVNAIVRRMDDEALAAAAAADRAVAEGRPLGPLHGVPVTIKINIDQQGHPTDNGTAVYRDLIAPADNPVVANLKRAGAIVVGRTNAPVYSMRWFTDNTLHGPTYNPWHRDLTVGGSSGGAAASVATGMVAIAHGNDIGGSVRFPAMCNGLVGLRPSYGRVPSFNATAKGGGSVAAQLMAVQGPLARTVRDTETAFRAMAVPHVDDPRTRPMVGDHPAGPRRAAVVSTAGWPDCHPAVRDAVDRAATALAAAGWAVEEVVPPALDEIHDMWAEICIPDIMTLLAPAIAAAGDENIRVAVDYWQRAWPRELTQGDALAAVARRHGMLRLWQRFFETWPVLVMPVSLEPAFHRLADIRSPEEARRIMRAQGPLMVISVLGLPGLSVPTGLAGFNVEGHDVTMPTGVQLVAAPEREDLCFAAGRDIEAAMPRLGVVDPRPGF
- a CDS encoding alpha/beta hydrolase, with the translated sequence MRSTPGHGEILSYYDFGRTTVQVCAADPRFSYCAYVPESYDEAGDRRYRLLVVVHGTMRDNAACRDAFVDLAEAQQLIVLAPLFPAGITAPRELSSYKRLRGPGDTGPAYDLILLQMIREMQALYRIDAERFALFGFSGGGHFAHRFLYAHPERLAAVSIGAPGIVTLLDDQADWPAGVRDIDTVFGRPIDLAAMRRVAVQMVVGAEDTATWEIAITRDNPWWQPAFESHGATRIERLAALKASFESCGIPVTHDLVPGTAHRQEPLLPVVKRFLSERFAQGEREPGS
- a CDS encoding ABC transporter substrate-binding protein produces the protein MRSFALKGLRGGALAGSAALAALLAAAPAGAADGPKRGGTLVVSMNADARSLEPGINRDSNSDAVVNNLFEGLVGYRTDLTVGPALAQGWTISEDGRSYTFTLRDGVTFHNGDPLTSAAVKWNWDRKSGQEGWLCARFFNGQAGGLKVEAVEAPDPKTVVFRLAEPSGLFLTQLANIQCGMLVASPKSVGADGSWTPIGTGPFKFGSWKHGDQMVLERYDGYVPSSEPGSGYAGARQVYVDALRYQIIPDADAAAAALKTGAIDIIPQLDTIKIDELKAAGMKVMAAPGLSWSALLIQTEDPLLSNPKLRRALAQAIDIAQITEVRTNGLAKPNPSGVAESMRAFSADFLDWPKYDPAAAATLAKEAGYKGEPIRLQTNRRYVGMYDNAVMIQAMLSAAGFNVQLEVLDWAAQLDNYVNGRFQLSSFSYSARFDPGLMYAALIADKATAKWAQWGDPEARKLLAESGTLTDQTARAAIFRRLHAKMKEEVPIIGLYYSPTIEGVNPALHDYKPWAAAIPLAWGVWKG